In the Alkaliphilus oremlandii OhILAs genome, one interval contains:
- a CDS encoding ABC transporter ATP-binding protein, producing the protein MKKLYPYIKPYLKFFIASILLLIIYSGFLAAAPMIEGLITTRLKDDVVNIANNVPGAAISFSYIVGILKILLVIYIGNIACNFLSQYLLTIGIQNSMRDLRNEVQKKITRLPISYFDTRTVGDILSIISNDIETISNALQQTLSRVFSAVLSISLAAILMFYIHPTMASIAILILPGSLFIMRFIMKRSSLTFRNQQRALGTLNGYIQERYTGLTEIKLYGKQEESIEQFKKINSNLCENGFKAQFVSGLMSPLISFITYISMVAVIFVGTTFVISGAITIGQLQAFIRYMWQLNEPLEQVTQLSSSIQSAIAASGRVFDFLEAGEEVPERANPCSIQDLRGNVTFENVSFGYTKDHILIKDFNVAVQSGQMVAIVGPTGAGKTTLINLLMRFYDVTSGAIKVDGVNIKDMRRDDLRSIFGMVLQDTWLFNGSIADNIGYGNDHATREDIVNAAKIANVNHFIKTQPDGYDMILNEESSNVSAGEKQLLTIARAFLADPAILILDEATSSVDTRLELMLQTAMKNIMKDRTSFVIAHRLSTIRNADLILVMNNGTIVEQGTHDELILKKGFYENLYMSQFQQQA; encoded by the coding sequence ATGAAAAAGTTATACCCCTATATCAAACCCTATTTAAAATTTTTTATCGCTTCAATTCTTCTTCTAATTATATATTCCGGGTTTTTAGCAGCGGCACCTATGATCGAAGGTTTAATCACAACGAGATTAAAAGATGATGTGGTCAATATCGCCAATAATGTTCCTGGTGCGGCCATTAGTTTTTCTTATATTGTAGGGATTTTAAAAATATTGCTTGTAATTTATATTGGAAACATCGCTTGTAATTTCTTATCTCAGTATCTTTTAACCATTGGCATACAAAATTCCATGCGTGATTTAAGAAATGAAGTGCAAAAGAAAATCACAAGGCTTCCCATCAGCTATTTTGATACCCGCACCGTCGGTGATATTTTAAGCATTATATCCAATGATATAGAAACCATATCCAATGCCCTACAGCAGACTTTATCGAGAGTATTCAGTGCCGTTTTATCCATCTCCTTAGCTGCAATTTTGATGTTCTATATTCATCCTACCATGGCATCCATAGCCATTTTAATTCTGCCGGGCAGTCTCTTTATTATGAGATTTATTATGAAGCGCTCTTCTCTTACCTTTAGAAATCAACAGCGTGCCTTGGGTACTTTAAATGGCTATATTCAAGAGAGGTATACTGGATTAACAGAGATTAAATTATATGGCAAACAGGAAGAATCTATTGAGCAGTTTAAAAAGATCAATAGCAATCTTTGTGAAAATGGTTTCAAAGCACAGTTTGTATCCGGTCTAATGTCTCCTTTGATATCCTTCATCACTTATATTTCAATGGTAGCCGTTATTTTTGTAGGAACCACCTTTGTAATTTCTGGTGCCATCACCATTGGACAGCTTCAAGCCTTTATCCGTTATATGTGGCAATTAAATGAACCACTGGAACAGGTAACTCAGCTATCTTCCTCCATCCAATCTGCCATTGCGGCCTCTGGAAGAGTCTTCGATTTTCTCGAAGCAGGGGAAGAAGTGCCAGAGAGAGCAAATCCATGTAGCATCCAGGATTTAAGAGGCAATGTGACATTTGAAAATGTGTCCTTCGGTTATACCAAAGATCATATATTAATTAAGGACTTCAATGTAGCAGTACAAAGTGGTCAAATGGTGGCCATTGTAGGACCTACTGGTGCCGGAAAAACAACGCTGATCAATCTTTTAATGCGTTTCTATGATGTAACTAGCGGCGCAATCAAGGTGGATGGTGTCAATATTAAAGATATGAGACGGGACGATCTTCGCTCCATCTTCGGCATGGTTCTACAGGATACTTGGCTGTTTAATGGCAGCATCGCCGATAACATTGGGTATGGCAACGATCATGCAACACGAGAAGATATTGTCAATGCAGCAAAAATCGCCAATGTCAACCACTTTATTAAAACCCAGCCCGATGGCTATGATATGATCCTCAATGAAGAATCTTCCAATGTTTCTGCTGGAGAAAAACAGCTACTAACCATAGCGAGAGCCTTCCTAGCAGACCCTGCAATTTTAATTCTTGACGAAGCTACGAGCTCTGTAGATACAAGGCTAGAGCTGATGCTGCAAACTGCCATGAAGAATATTATGAAAGACAGAACCAGCTTCGTGATTGCCCATCGCCTTTCTACCATTCGAAATGCAGATTTGATTCTCGTTATGAATAACGGAACCATTGTGGAG
- a CDS encoding ABC transporter ATP-binding protein has protein sequence MKFILKYLKRYPKLIIFNILGIFSFVAVQLGIPTIMASMIDKGIGNSDIAYIKRMGILMLLLSIAGGAGTILITYASSRISTYMIRDIRNDVFAQSQKFAHTEYTKFGVSSMITRTTSDAFQLMIFANLLFRTALLAPIMIFISIFMTIKTSLSLSLIIGASFPFIILGVIIVAKVTGPISDAQQKGLDRLNKISRENLLGIRVIRAFRKSGYEAERFAGINEVYASNSKKLFKIISFAQPAFFFLLHLSMLAVFWVSTIMIGKGTLQVGQLVAFLDYQFHALFSVMLFSMVFVMYPRARVSANRIQELLDQEPSITNPTAGIKETKGKAKVEFHHVTFQYPDGELPVLKDVSFTAQQGETIAFIGSTGSGKSTLINLIPRFYDVTKGAIKINDVDIRDYDMDVLRRKIGFIPQKAFLFYGTIEENLKFGNPDATSEDMNHAIEIAQAKEFIENKPDKLQELISEGAKNFSGGQKQRISIARALIRKPEIYIFDDSFSALDYKTDATLRQALRHETKESIVFIVAQRISTIMDADKIIVLNEGEVVGIGTHKELLKTCSIYYEIADSQLRKEELEQ, from the coding sequence ATGAAATTCATATTAAAATATCTTAAGAGATACCCCAAGTTAATTATATTCAATATCTTAGGAATATTTAGCTTTGTTGCCGTTCAACTAGGGATTCCTACCATCATGGCATCCATGATCGATAAAGGGATTGGTAACAGTGACATCGCTTATATAAAAAGAATGGGCATCCTTATGCTCCTCTTAAGTATTGCAGGTGGTGCAGGAACAATTCTGATCACCTATGCTTCTTCAAGAATTTCTACCTATATGATTCGTGACATCCGAAATGATGTTTTTGCACAATCACAGAAATTTGCCCATACGGAGTATACCAAATTTGGTGTGTCCTCTATGATTACTCGTACAACCAGTGATGCTTTTCAGCTGATGATATTCGCTAACTTACTTTTTAGAACTGCATTATTAGCACCGATTATGATTTTTATCAGTATATTTATGACCATCAAAACCAGCTTAAGCCTATCTCTAATTATTGGCGCCAGCTTTCCATTCATTATATTAGGGGTCATTATCGTTGCAAAGGTAACTGGTCCAATTTCTGATGCACAACAAAAAGGTTTGGATCGTTTAAATAAAATTTCTAGGGAAAACTTGTTAGGGATCCGAGTGATCAGAGCCTTCAGAAAAAGTGGCTATGAAGCAGAACGCTTTGCAGGCATCAATGAAGTTTATGCCTCCAACTCTAAGAAATTATTTAAGATCATTTCTTTTGCACAGCCTGCTTTCTTCTTTTTACTGCATTTATCCATGTTGGCAGTATTTTGGGTTTCTACTATTATGATTGGTAAAGGGACCTTGCAGGTCGGTCAATTGGTCGCCTTCTTAGATTATCAATTCCATGCACTGTTTTCAGTGATGCTGTTTTCCATGGTATTTGTAATGTATCCTAGAGCAAGGGTTTCTGCAAACCGTATTCAGGAATTATTAGATCAAGAGCCCTCTATAACAAACCCTACAGCTGGGATAAAAGAAACAAAAGGGAAAGCAAAGGTGGAGTTCCATCACGTTACATTTCAATATCCCGATGGTGAGCTCCCCGTCCTAAAGGACGTGTCCTTTACCGCACAACAAGGAGAAACGATTGCCTTTATCGGTAGTACAGGCAGTGGTAAAAGTACATTAATCAATTTAATCCCAAGGTTTTATGATGTTACAAAGGGCGCTATCAAAATAAATGATGTGGACATTCGCGATTATGATATGGATGTACTTCGTAGAAAGATTGGATTTATTCCACAAAAAGCATTCTTATTCTATGGAACCATCGAGGAGAATCTGAAATTCGGTAATCCAGATGCAACCTCTGAAGATATGAACCATGCCATTGAAATAGCACAGGCAAAGGAATTTATAGAAAATAAGCCGGACAAGCTACAAGAGCTTATCAGTGAGGGTGCTAAAAACTTCTCTGGGGGACAAAAACAAAGGATTTCAATAGCAAGAGCGCTGATTCGAAAGCCAGAAATCTATATTTTTGACGACAGCTTTTCAGCCCTTGATTATAAAACAGATGCCACATTGCGTCAGGCTTTGCGGCATGAAACCAAGGAATCTATCGTATTCATTGTGGCACAAAGAATTAGTACCATCATGGATGCAGATAAAATTATTGTTTTAAACGAAGGTGAAGTGGTGGGCATTGGAACCCACAAAGAGTTATTGAAAACATGTAGTATTTATTATGAAATTGCAGATTCACAATTAAGGAAGGAGGAATTAGAGCAATGA
- a CDS encoding MerR family transcriptional regulator, with protein sequence MSKNKKEYLTTGEFAKLCSIPKHILFHYDQIGLFQPEIIKENGYRYYSFRQYDTFSIIVALKQLGMPLKEIKKFMDERNPSALISLLEQKSEEVTKELLRLQRVKDEINALKNLTEEALTLEYNKIELVHGKEVYALRSPVMDQDTDNSYPDFMSSLSDFRNSSNASMIDFLGATLTIDNILEKRFDSFSYLYTKEENARGENISLVRKEGWYLQVYYKGSYQNISEMYTRILEYAEEHGIPLGKHAYEEYLIFEIGTKNREDYVTLILIETSK encoded by the coding sequence ATGTCCAAAAATAAAAAAGAATATTTAACCACTGGTGAGTTTGCAAAACTTTGTAGTATTCCAAAGCATATATTATTTCATTATGACCAGATCGGATTATTTCAACCTGAAATCATCAAAGAAAATGGATACCGATATTATTCCTTCCGCCAGTATGATACATTTTCTATTATTGTTGCTTTAAAGCAATTGGGAATGCCATTGAAGGAGATAAAAAAATTTATGGATGAACGAAATCCCAGTGCTCTGATATCCCTGCTGGAGCAAAAATCAGAAGAGGTTACCAAAGAGCTTCTAAGACTACAGCGGGTCAAGGATGAAATCAATGCCTTAAAGAACCTAACAGAGGAAGCGCTGACCTTAGAATATAATAAGATCGAGCTGGTGCATGGCAAAGAGGTCTATGCGCTGCGAAGTCCAGTGATGGATCAGGATACAGATAATTCTTATCCTGACTTTATGTCCTCCTTAAGCGATTTTCGCAACAGCAGTAATGCCAGTATGATTGATTTTTTAGGTGCTACTTTGACCATTGATAATATCCTTGAGAAACGATTTGACAGTTTCTCTTATTTATATACGAAAGAAGAAAATGCCCGTGGGGAGAATATCTCTCTAGTTCGCAAGGAGGGATGGTATCTTCAAGTTTATTATAAAGGAAGCTATCAAAATATCAGTGAAATGTATACCAGAATCCTTGAATATGCGGAAGAACACGGAATTCCATTAGGAAAGCATGCTTATGAAGAGTATCTTATTTTTGAAATTGGTACAAAAAATAGAGAGGACTACGTTACTTTAATTTTGATTGAAACTTCTAAGTAA
- a CDS encoding metallophosphoesterase, giving the protein MNKRKMNQFIPVIIMTVLLYSGLVFYIGWRGYRWLRPTTSSRRFKIIYTVMIVLAATSFILGRISRVKLLSIVGAYWMACFYLLLMIVPLAHLTVILLRFTKLPRESTRKWAGSITLVLVVSFLGYGMYNAYNPVVHTYEIKMDKRDSSLNTLHIAIAADTHFGLLSDKNHAQRLVREMNKLGPDLILLPGDLLDDDVQPFIDQKIHEILSNLQAPYGVYVSLGNHDRHNGTMEELIEALEHGGIHVLYDEITEVQGQLTLIGRKDRMDSERLSLERLMEGVDRTKPTILLEHQPYDLHIAQQAGIDLMVSGHTHGGQVFPGRLITSRLYENHWGYLQKEKMHSIVTSGFGFWGPPIRIGTRSEIVSVKIQFQ; this is encoded by the coding sequence TTGAACAAGCGAAAAATGAATCAATTTATTCCTGTGATCATCATGACCGTACTACTTTATAGCGGGTTGGTATTCTATATTGGCTGGAGAGGGTATCGGTGGCTCAGACCAACAACATCAAGCCGACGCTTCAAAATAATCTATACTGTTATGATTGTGTTAGCAGCCACTTCATTTATTTTAGGGCGTATATCTAGAGTCAAACTTTTAAGCATTGTGGGTGCCTATTGGATGGCATGTTTTTATCTACTGCTAATGATAGTTCCACTTGCCCATCTTACGGTAATTCTTTTACGTTTCACCAAGTTACCTCGGGAGAGCACAAGGAAATGGGCGGGAAGCATCACTTTAGTATTGGTGGTATCCTTTTTAGGATACGGTATGTATAACGCATATAACCCTGTGGTTCATACCTACGAAATTAAGATGGATAAAAGAGATTCTTCTTTAAATACCCTTCACATCGCCATAGCGGCAGATACCCACTTTGGTCTTTTGTCAGACAAAAATCATGCACAGCGTTTAGTACGAGAGATGAACAAATTGGGTCCCGATTTAATTCTCCTACCAGGAGATCTTTTGGATGATGATGTTCAACCATTTATTGATCAGAAAATCCATGAAATCCTGTCCAACCTTCAAGCACCCTATGGGGTTTATGTATCCCTCGGTAATCATGATAGACATAATGGTACCATGGAGGAATTAATTGAAGCTCTGGAGCATGGCGGCATTCATGTGCTATACGATGAGATTACAGAGGTGCAAGGACAATTGACACTGATTGGGCGGAAGGATCGAATGGACAGTGAACGATTATCTTTAGAGCGATTGATGGAGGGCGTAGATCGTACAAAGCCGACGATTTTATTGGAGCATCAGCCCTATGACCTTCACATTGCACAGCAAGCAGGTATTGATCTAATGGTATCCGGTCATACCCATGGTGGACAAGTTTTTCCTGGTAGGCTCATTACAAGTCGGCTTTATGAGAACCATTGGGGGTATCTTCAAAAAGAAAAAATGCACAGTATCGTAACCTCTGGATTCGGTTTTTGGGGTCCACCAATTCGAATCGGCACACGGTCGGAAATCGTAAGTGTAAAAATTCAGTTTCAGTAA
- a CDS encoding CC/Se motif family (seleno)protein: MKITLEPKAVKFIQSKGENAITAWLEGCSSUGVGEPQPSVKMGKPIESELYNEYVVDNIVVYVKNDVQTKNDELKIKYTKLLWNEKLVVEGMAF, encoded by the coding sequence TTGAAAATTACACTAGAGCCAAAGGCAGTAAAGTTTATTCAATCAAAGGGTGAAAATGCTATCACCGCATGGTTAGAAGGATGCTCTTCCTGAGGCGTGGGCGAACCACAACCATCAGTTAAGATGGGAAAACCTATAGAATCAGAGCTTTATAATGAATATGTGGTCGATAACATTGTTGTTTATGTTAAAAACGATGTTCAAACAAAAAATGATGAACTAAAAATCAAATATACGAAGCTGCTATGGAATGAAAAGCTGGTTGTTGAAGGCATGGCATTCTAG
- a CDS encoding L-cystine transporter — MNTTVLVILNIMIMAGLIYGLLFLKKRNVSFTTRVLLAMGIGILYGAALQILFGSASDVVKESNAWFNIISNGYVRLLRMIVIPLIFVSITSALINQESKNLGKMATQIIAILVITTAIAAFVGATTSSVFKLDATGMQIGQSEMAAGEKLETRLEDFKSKPLQEQIVEIIPTNPFYSMTGQGSSSTLSVVVFASFVSIAAIGIRKSKPESAVFFSNLIKSLHDVVMRIVTMILRMTPYAVLTLMARMVSTSNFTEILRLINFVIASYVALFIVFVVHLIILAIFGINPITYIKKAATPLMFAFSSRSSAGTLPITIETQIDKMGVPSGHANLSASLGTSIGQNGCAGVYPAMLAIMIAPTVGINPMAPAFLIKLIIVTALASFGIAGVGGGATFAALTVLSAMGLPVGLVGLLIAIEPLIDMGRTLVNVSDSIVAGLVSSKLMGELDMEVYNSEIKIES; from the coding sequence ATGAATACAACGGTTCTCGTGATTCTCAATATTATGATCATGGCTGGTCTCATCTATGGCTTGCTATTTTTAAAAAAGAGAAATGTTTCCTTCACCACAAGAGTTCTTTTAGCCATGGGGATCGGTATCCTTTATGGAGCAGCCTTACAAATCCTATTTGGCTCAGCGTCCGATGTCGTCAAAGAATCCAATGCATGGTTTAATATCATTAGCAATGGATACGTTCGACTACTTCGAATGATCGTAATCCCGCTCATTTTTGTGTCGATTACAAGTGCCCTCATCAATCAAGAATCTAAAAACCTAGGAAAGATGGCAACACAAATCATTGCAATCCTTGTTATTACAACTGCAATTGCAGCTTTTGTTGGTGCTACCACATCCAGTGTATTTAAGCTAGATGCAACGGGTATGCAAATCGGCCAAAGTGAAATGGCCGCCGGTGAAAAATTAGAAACTAGACTAGAGGATTTTAAATCGAAACCGCTTCAGGAACAAATCGTAGAGATTATACCGACCAATCCATTCTATTCCATGACAGGGCAAGGTAGTTCCTCTACTCTATCCGTTGTTGTATTTGCTTCATTTGTATCAATTGCGGCTATTGGCATCCGAAAGTCAAAACCGGAATCGGCAGTGTTTTTTTCTAATTTGATCAAATCTCTTCACGATGTGGTCATGCGAATTGTCACAATGATCTTAAGAATGACACCTTATGCCGTATTGACATTAATGGCGAGAATGGTATCCACAAGTAACTTTACTGAAATTCTCAGATTGATCAATTTCGTAATCGCTTCTTACGTTGCATTATTCATCGTATTTGTAGTTCACCTTATCATTCTAGCAATCTTTGGCATCAACCCAATAACCTATATAAAGAAAGCTGCAACGCCTTTAATGTTTGCATTTAGCTCTCGTTCCTCTGCTGGTACACTACCCATCACCATTGAAACTCAAATAGACAAAATGGGTGTTCCTAGCGGTCATGCAAATCTTTCCGCTTCTTTGGGAACCAGTATCGGTCAGAATGGTTGCGCTGGTGTATATCCAGCAATGCTAGCAATCATGATTGCACCTACGGTTGGTATCAATCCAATGGCTCCAGCATTTTTAATCAAGCTCATCATCGTAACAGCGCTAGCCTCCTTCGGCATCGCAGGTGTTGGTGGGGGAGCTACCTTTGCCGCTTTAACAGTTCTCTCCGCAATGGGATTGCCTGTTGGTTTGGTTGGGCTCTTAATCGCCATCGAACCACTCATTGACATGGGCAGAACCTTGGTCAATGTCAGTGATTCCATTGTAGCAGGACTCGTTTCCAGTAAACTTATGGGAGAACTTGATATGGAAGTTTATAATAGCGAAATTAAGATAGAAAGTTAG
- a CDS encoding PLP-dependent cysteine synthase family protein, with amino-acid sequence MSTTIIQDRIKELRGLIGNTPLLEIKFKYKGEERRIFAKAEHYNLTGSIKDRMAIHVLSQAYLNGEIQPGDLIAEATSGNTGISFAAIGSALGHKVTIFMPQWMSAERKNLIRSYGANIQLVSHEQGGFLGSIKMTEDFAKENRNVFLPCQFSNEYNVEAHYRTTGPEIWHQLEQINLKPDAVVAGVGTGGTIMGLGKYFREKDPNIKVYPLEPSNSPTLKTGSKIGIHRIQGISDEFIPPIVKLDQLDPIIDVDDGDAIIIAQKLSATLGLGVGISSGANFLGALLAQETLGKDAIVVTIFSDDNKKYLSTDLMKSEPIKEDFLSTEIELLDLKCHLARP; translated from the coding sequence ATGAGTACAACCATCATCCAAGATCGTATTAAAGAATTGAGAGGTTTGATCGGCAATACACCTTTGCTCGAAATTAAATTTAAATATAAAGGTGAAGAACGTCGAATATTCGCTAAGGCAGAGCACTATAATCTGACAGGTAGCATTAAAGACCGAATGGCGATCCATGTTCTCAGTCAAGCTTATTTAAATGGTGAGATTCAACCGGGAGATTTAATTGCGGAGGCCACTAGCGGAAATACGGGCATCTCTTTTGCTGCAATCGGTAGTGCGCTCGGTCATAAGGTCACAATATTTATGCCCCAATGGATGAGTGCGGAGAGAAAAAATCTAATCAGAAGCTATGGCGCAAATATCCAATTAGTTAGCCATGAACAGGGCGGTTTCTTAGGCAGTATCAAAATGACGGAGGATTTTGCAAAGGAAAACAGAAATGTATTCCTCCCCTGTCAATTTTCTAATGAATATAATGTTGAAGCGCACTATCGAACCACCGGTCCAGAAATTTGGCATCAGCTTGAACAAATCAATCTAAAGCCGGATGCTGTGGTTGCAGGCGTGGGTACAGGGGGCACCATCATGGGGCTTGGGAAATACTTTAGAGAAAAGGACCCGAATATCAAGGTTTATCCATTAGAACCTTCCAATTCCCCTACATTAAAAACTGGCTCTAAGATTGGCATACATAGAATTCAAGGTATTTCAGATGAATTTATTCCCCCCATAGTAAAGCTGGATCAATTAGATCCCATCATCGATGTTGATGATGGAGATGCCATCATTATCGCTCAAAAACTATCTGCTACATTGGGCTTAGGCGTTGGTATTTCTTCCGGTGCAAATTTTTTAGGTGCTCTTTTAGCCCAAGAAACTCTAGGAAAGGACGCTATCGTTGTTACAATCTTTTCCGATGATAATAAAAAATATCTGAGCACCGACTTGATGAAGAGTGAACCGATCAAAGAAGATTTTCTTTCTACAGAGATCGAACTGTTAGATTTAAAATGTCATCTTGCTCGCCCTTAA